In the genome of Deinococcus yavapaiensis KR-236, one region contains:
- the murC gene encoding UDP-N-acetylmuramate--L-alanine ligase, with protein sequence MGIGGIGMSAFARLLKAYGHDVSGCDAQVSDLTRALEREGIRIFEGHDPAHMAGVDVLIATEAISKEHPEIVAAKTAGVTVRPRMDVLGELLAAGPSVGVVGTHGKTTTTSMIGMALAGAGLDPSVWVGGIIREWDSNARVGTGPFVAEVDESDPKFADIVVETAVVTNAEDDHIGTPERRQATYWSSVEEQHAAFARFARAAKRVLYCADWPGLDALLTGCEHLQSYGTRTGSDYQAVNVERTPSGTRYTAMRRGEVLGDVTVPMPGEHNLLNSLAAIAVADLYGADFERVAAALGAFRGPGRRWEVVGEVGGALVVDDYAHNPSKVEAALDGARQTGRRVRVVFQPHRYLRTQQVWPRLAHSLMKADEVLLLDIAASNEAPIPGVHTTLIERKMREDGHDLVKYMPDRSEVVAYLRETARSNDLIVTMGAGDVWKLSREIVGEAR encoded by the coding sequence ATGGGGATCGGCGGCATCGGCATGAGCGCGTTCGCGCGCCTGCTCAAGGCGTACGGGCACGACGTGTCGGGGTGTGACGCGCAAGTGTCGGATCTCACGCGAGCCCTGGAGCGCGAAGGCATCCGCATCTTCGAGGGGCACGATCCCGCACACATGGCGGGCGTGGACGTCTTGATCGCCACGGAAGCGATCTCGAAAGAGCACCCGGAGATCGTCGCGGCCAAAACGGCGGGCGTGACAGTGCGGCCTCGTATGGACGTCCTCGGGGAACTGCTCGCCGCGGGACCGTCGGTGGGCGTCGTGGGCACGCACGGCAAGACGACGACCACGAGCATGATCGGCATGGCGCTCGCCGGAGCGGGCCTCGATCCGTCCGTGTGGGTCGGAGGCATCATTCGCGAGTGGGATTCGAACGCCCGCGTCGGCACGGGCCCGTTCGTGGCGGAAGTCGACGAGTCCGACCCGAAGTTCGCCGACATCGTCGTGGAGACGGCCGTGGTGACGAACGCGGAGGACGACCACATCGGCACGCCCGAGCGCCGCCAAGCGACGTACTGGTCATCCGTGGAAGAGCAGCACGCCGCCTTCGCCCGCTTCGCTCGAGCGGCGAAGCGAGTGCTGTACTGCGCGGACTGGCCGGGCCTCGACGCGCTTCTGACGGGCTGCGAGCACTTGCAAAGCTACGGAACGCGGACGGGTTCGGACTACCAAGCCGTGAACGTCGAGCGCACGCCGAGCGGAACGCGCTACACCGCGATGCGGCGAGGCGAGGTCCTCGGAGACGTGACGGTGCCGATGCCCGGCGAGCACAACCTCCTCAACAGCCTCGCGGCGATCGCGGTGGCGGACTTGTACGGCGCGGACTTCGAGCGGGTCGCGGCGGCGCTCGGCGCGTTTCGCGGACCGGGGCGACGTTGGGAAGTCGTCGGTGAAGTCGGCGGGGCGCTCGTCGTGGACGACTACGCCCACAATCCCTCGAAGGTGGAAGCCGCCCTCGACGGAGCGCGGCAGACCGGGCGGCGCGTCCGCGTGGTGTTTCAGCCGCACCGTTACCTGCGCACGCAGCAGGTGTGGCCGCGCCTCGCGCACAGCCTCATGAAGGCGGACGAGGTGTTGCTGCTCGACATCGCCGCGTCGAACGAAGCGCCGATTCCGGGCGTGCACACGACCTTGATTGAACGCAAGATGCGCGAGGACGGGCACGACCTCGTGAAGTACATGCCCGATCGCAGCGAAGTCGTCGCCTACTTGCGTGAGACGGCCCGCTCGAACGACCTCATCGTGACGATGGGCGCGGGCGACGTGTGGAAGCTGTCGCGTGAAATCGTCGGGGAGGCGCGGTGA
- a CDS encoding UDP-N-acetylmuramate dehydrogenase, translated as MTLSAPPLKVERLALSRFTTLGVGGEAEVWTVHDHAQLAAAMQAPYRVLGGGSNLVISDDGVPERVIRLAGEFAVRDLERDASLSSEREYVTGWIGGGAPLPGLVRELARRGLSGLEGTVGIPAQVGGAVWMNAGTRYGEMFDALYSLEIATPGGVRVVTPNDLEHGYRKSGIGRDEIVTRVRLRLGSSTPEEVTARMTFADEARKGQPKMKTPGCAFKNPGGVSAGKLIDEAGLKGYRIGNAMISLEHANFIVNLGGARAADVLAILEHVRSIVGVPLELEYELWP; from the coding sequence GTGACCCTCAGCGCGCCTCCTTTGAAAGTGGAGCGCCTCGCGCTCTCACGCTTCACGACCCTCGGCGTGGGCGGCGAGGCGGAGGTGTGGACGGTACACGACCACGCGCAACTCGCGGCGGCGATGCAAGCACCTTACCGCGTCCTCGGCGGCGGCTCGAACCTCGTGATCTCGGACGACGGGGTGCCCGAGCGGGTGATTCGCCTCGCCGGAGAATTTGCCGTGCGCGACCTGGAGCGTGACGCTTCGCTGTCGAGCGAGCGCGAATACGTAACGGGCTGGATCGGCGGAGGCGCCCCCCTTCCGGGCCTTGTTCGCGAGCTCGCGCGGCGCGGCCTCTCGGGCTTGGAAGGCACGGTCGGCATTCCCGCCCAGGTGGGGGGCGCCGTGTGGATGAACGCGGGAACGCGGTACGGCGAAATGTTCGACGCGCTGTACAGCCTCGAGATCGCGACGCCGGGCGGCGTTCGTGTGGTCACGCCGAACGACTTGGAGCACGGCTACCGAAAGAGCGGCATCGGACGCGACGAGATCGTGACGCGCGTGAGGCTGCGGCTCGGGTCGAGCACGCCCGAGGAAGTGACGGCGCGCATGACGTTCGCGGACGAGGCGCGCAAAGGGCAGCCGAAGATGAAGACCCCGGGCTGCGCCTTCAAGAACCCTGGCGGGGTGAGCGCGGGCAAGCTCATCGACGAGGCGGGTCTCAAAGGCTACAGAATCGGCAACGCTATGATTTCGCTCGAGCACGCCAACTTCATCGTGAACCTCGGCGGAGCGAGGGCGGCGGACGTCCTCGCGATCTTGGAGCACGTGCGGTCGATCGTGGGCGTGCCTTTGGAATTGGAGTACGAGCTTTGGCCTTGA
- a CDS encoding cell division protein FtsQ/DivIB, whose product MTTDEGARAPEAAPEPVEREKRSRRSLWLSLLTLVLLVGLGVGAWYAFPVRSVRVTGNHFLSAGRVAALAGVSKTFGWLYYGAWRARALEEHPWVLRANIRKVWPGTVQVSVTERTPGATIQHDGRSVVVDLDGTELPGAKPVAPFVRGWGPDRSREAIDAARLLGRFDVRSVIYTPSGFTVETSRGTLWSGSLLSLQKYGSGVTMYAGKRVSIYPWGVSVGE is encoded by the coding sequence TTGACGACCGACGAGGGCGCCCGGGCACCCGAGGCGGCGCCCGAGCCGGTCGAACGCGAGAAGCGAAGTCGGCGTTCGCTGTGGCTGTCGTTGCTGACGCTCGTGCTGCTGGTCGGCTTGGGCGTGGGCGCGTGGTACGCCTTTCCGGTGCGGTCGGTTCGCGTGACGGGCAACCACTTCCTCAGTGCCGGTCGCGTCGCCGCGCTCGCCGGCGTGAGCAAGACCTTCGGGTGGTTGTATTACGGAGCTTGGCGTGCCAGAGCGCTCGAAGAGCATCCTTGGGTGCTGAGGGCGAACATCCGCAAAGTCTGGCCCGGCACCGTGCAAGTGAGCGTCACAGAGCGCACGCCCGGCGCGACGATTCAGCACGACGGGCGATCGGTTGTCGTCGACCTCGACGGAACCGAGTTGCCGGGCGCCAAGCCGGTCGCGCCGTTCGTTCGCGGCTGGGGACCGGACCGCTCGCGCGAAGCGATCGACGCGGCGCGGCTTCTCGGACGCTTCGACGTACGAAGCGTCATCTACACTCCAAGCGGCTTCACGGTGGAGACGTCGCGCGGAACGCTGTGGAGCGGATCGCTGCTTTCCTTGCAGAAGTACGGGAGCGGTGTCACAATGTACGCGGGAAAGCGCGTCAGCATCTACCCTTGGGGGGTGAGCGTCGGGGAATGA
- the ftsA gene encoding cell division protein FtsA: protein MKDNLIIVGLDIGTTKITTVIGEIGADGAVDIIGEGTAPAEGIKRGAVVNLERTTHAIKTSVAAAERVAGVKASEVFVGVSGTHVKAITSHGLAAIRRQQEISRPDVDRAIENARAVPLDPNYEVLHALPQEYVIDGQEGIKNPVGMHGVRLEVDVHIVSASSGPLANLRRCVTEAGLTSRGFVLQALASGLSTLDATEQDSTVVLIDIGGATTDVGVFKRGNLAHSASIPIGADHVTQDIAQILKIPFEEAERVKRKYGAALPELAEPDLTLEIMSGSGTMQAVSAFDLSRLIKPRLAEIFNLVRDEIDGALGPVELIASSVVLTGGGSLLKGTPELSRDRFRLPVRLARPRGIGGLTDIVSSPTHATAVGLALFGVGAGSAVITRRPDMPRVEVVPEVVAPPVDIPVATVAVADSPAPREAREPRKNPSEGGKSWLERIREMFRDWL, encoded by the coding sequence ATGAAGGATAACTTGATCATCGTGGGGCTCGACATCGGCACCACCAAGATCACCACGGTCATTGGAGAAATCGGCGCTGACGGCGCTGTGGACATCATCGGTGAAGGCACCGCGCCCGCCGAAGGCATCAAGCGCGGCGCCGTCGTGAATTTGGAGCGCACCACGCACGCCATCAAGACGTCCGTGGCGGCCGCCGAGCGGGTGGCGGGCGTCAAGGCCTCTGAAGTGTTCGTCGGCGTGAGCGGAACTCATGTCAAAGCCATCACGAGTCACGGCCTCGCCGCGATTCGTCGTCAACAAGAAATTTCGCGGCCCGACGTGGATCGCGCGATCGAGAACGCGCGCGCCGTGCCGCTCGACCCGAACTACGAAGTGCTGCACGCGCTGCCGCAAGAGTATGTCATCGACGGCCAGGAAGGCATCAAGAACCCCGTGGGCATGCACGGCGTGCGACTCGAAGTCGACGTGCACATCGTGTCGGCCTCCTCGGGGCCGCTCGCGAACTTGCGACGCTGCGTCACGGAAGCGGGACTCACGTCGCGCGGCTTCGTGTTGCAGGCGCTCGCGTCGGGCCTCTCGACGCTCGACGCGACCGAACAGGACTCGACGGTCGTCCTCATCGACATCGGTGGGGCCACGACCGACGTCGGCGTGTTCAAGCGCGGCAACCTCGCGCACTCCGCGTCCATTCCGATCGGGGCGGATCACGTCACGCAGGACATCGCGCAGATCCTCAAGATTCCCTTCGAGGAAGCCGAGCGTGTCAAGCGCAAGTACGGCGCCGCCTTGCCGGAACTCGCCGAGCCGGACCTCACCTTGGAGATCATGTCGGGCAGCGGCACGATGCAGGCCGTGAGCGCCTTCGATTTGTCGCGCCTCATCAAGCCTCGCCTCGCCGAGATCTTCAACCTCGTGCGTGACGAGATCGACGGGGCGCTCGGTCCCGTGGAGCTCATCGCGAGCAGCGTCGTCTTGACGGGAGGCGGCAGCCTTCTCAAGGGCACGCCGGAGCTTTCTCGCGACCGCTTTCGTCTGCCCGTTCGATTAGCTCGACCGCGCGGCATCGGCGGTTTGACCGACATCGTGTCGAGCCCGACGCACGCGACGGCCGTCGGGCTCGCGCTTTTCGGTGTCGGAGCGGGCAGCGCCGTCATCACGCGCCGCCCTGACATGCCGCGCGTGGAGGTCGTGCCGGAAGTCGTGGCGCCGCCCGTGGACATTCCCGTCGCCACCGTCGCCGTGGCGGACTCGCCCGCGCCTCGCGAAGCGCGTGAACCGCGCAAGAATCCGTCGGAAGGCGGAAAGTCGTGGCTGGAACGCATTCGCGAGATGTTCCGCGACTGGCTGTAA
- the ftsZ gene encoding cell division protein FtsZ codes for MKFPSGNSAARVRSRTCVATKRSEDMQAARIRVIGLGGAGNNAVNRMIESGLEGVEFIAGNTDAQVLAKSHAEVRIQLGDRLTRGLGAGADPEVGEKAALEDRERIKEYLDTTDMLFITAGMGGGTGTGSAPIVAEIAREMGILTIAIVTRPFKLEGPKRMRVAEEGIAKLTERVDGMIIVNNEKILTAVDKKASVRDAFLIADRVLYYGVKGISDVINVDGMVNLDFADVRNLLANAGPVLMGIGAGRGEKLAEEAAASAINSPLLERGIEGARRILVNVTGGPDLSIHDATEIVEKIREATGYEDPDLLYGIASDENAGDEVRVTVIATGFGDGGKPIAGLATSMPARPSAVDTFVRPVRSGAKFDPNDYEIPAFLRNGGRD; via the coding sequence ATGAAGTTTCCGAGCGGCAACTCAGCGGCGCGAGTTCGAAGTCGAACGTGCGTCGCGACCAAAAGGAGTGAGGACATGCAAGCGGCGAGAATTCGTGTGATCGGACTGGGCGGGGCGGGGAACAACGCCGTCAACCGCATGATCGAGTCGGGGTTGGAAGGTGTGGAGTTCATCGCGGGCAACACGGACGCGCAAGTGCTCGCCAAGAGCCACGCGGAAGTGCGCATTCAGCTCGGGGATCGCCTCACCCGCGGCCTTGGCGCGGGTGCCGATCCCGAGGTGGGCGAGAAAGCGGCGCTCGAAGACCGCGAGCGCATCAAGGAATACCTCGATACCACCGACATGCTCTTCATCACGGCGGGCATGGGCGGCGGGACGGGCACGGGCAGCGCCCCCATCGTCGCTGAGATCGCCCGTGAAATGGGCATCCTCACGATCGCGATCGTGACGCGACCCTTCAAGTTGGAAGGTCCCAAGCGCATGCGCGTCGCCGAGGAAGGCATCGCGAAGCTCACGGAGCGGGTCGACGGCATGATCATCGTGAACAACGAGAAGATCCTCACGGCCGTCGACAAGAAGGCGAGCGTGCGCGACGCCTTCTTGATCGCCGACCGGGTGCTGTATTACGGCGTGAAGGGCATCAGCGACGTCATCAACGTGGACGGCATGGTCAACTTGGACTTCGCGGACGTGCGCAACTTGCTGGCGAATGCAGGTCCGGTGCTGATGGGCATCGGGGCGGGACGCGGCGAGAAGCTCGCCGAGGAAGCGGCGGCGAGCGCCATCAACTCGCCGTTGCTGGAGCGCGGCATCGAAGGCGCGCGCCGTATCCTCGTCAACGTCACAGGAGGACCGGACCTTTCGATTCACGACGCGACGGAGATCGTCGAGAAGATTCGCGAAGCGACGGGCTACGAAGACCCCGACCTTCTGTACGGGATCGCGTCGGACGAAAACGCTGGCGACGAGGTGCGCGTCACTGTTATCGCGACGGGCTTCGGGGACGGCGGCAAGCCGATCGCGGGCCTCGCGACGAGCATGCCGGCGCGTCCGAGCGCCGTCGATACTTTCGTGCGTCCGGTGCGAAGCGGCGCCAAGTTCGATCCGAACGACTACGAGATTCCCGCGTTCCTGCGAAACGGCGGACGCGACTGA
- a CDS encoding NUDIX hydrolase, whose protein sequence is MTSNETPDKTIYEGHIVKLELLEGKWEAVRHAPAVVILALRDGKMLCVRQQRRVVGADTLEVPAGLIDEGETPEAAARRELSEETNFDGDMTLLTRFYSSPGFCDEELFVFRAENLVDKPGTPDADEDITVEWHDPSHVLEALRTGREKGSASTITATLFALRELGR, encoded by the coding sequence TTGACCTCGAACGAGACACCCGACAAGACGATTTACGAAGGACACATCGTCAAGCTGGAACTGCTCGAAGGCAAGTGGGAAGCGGTGCGGCACGCGCCCGCCGTCGTCATCCTCGCGTTGCGCGACGGCAAGATGTTGTGTGTGCGGCAGCAGCGGCGCGTCGTTGGCGCGGACACGCTGGAAGTCCCGGCGGGCCTCATCGACGAGGGCGAGACGCCCGAAGCAGCAGCGCGCCGTGAGTTGAGCGAGGAGACGAACTTCGACGGGGACATGACCTTGCTGACGCGCTTTTACTCCAGCCCCGGCTTTTGCGACGAGGAACTGTTCGTGTTCCGCGCCGAGAACCTCGTCGACAAGCCGGGCACGCCCGACGCGGACGAGGACATCACCGTGGAGTGGCACGATCCGTCGCACGTCCTCGAAGCCTTGCGCACGGGCCGCGAGAAGGGATCGGCGTCCACGATCACGGCGACGCTCTTCGCCTTGCGTGAACTCGGGCGGTAA
- the ribF gene encoding riboflavin biosynthesis protein RibF, with product MKTYQSPHQRPDTDTVVAIGSFDGVHLGHQALIRVLREHARAARVPSVVYTFDPPTRVLTQGAEYLSTLPEKLALLQRFKVDEVIAVSFTREFAGRTKEEFLRDIATLRPRTIVVGEDFGFGKGRAGKLDDLREVTPNVVALPMFQLTGRDIKSTRIRELLGQGDVEGAAELLGRSYDAVGVVVGGDQLGRTIAFPTANVKVPSGKLLPPGVFAVTVYVDGERHTGMANVGKRPTVSGTETRLEVHLFDFDADLYGQEVQVKFKRFLRGEQKFSGLDALKAQLAKDKEQARELLGV from the coding sequence GTGAAGACGTACCAAAGTCCTCACCAACGGCCCGATACGGACACGGTCGTCGCGATCGGATCATTCGACGGCGTCCACCTCGGCCATCAAGCGCTGATTCGCGTGCTGCGCGAGCACGCGCGGGCGGCGCGCGTGCCGAGCGTCGTGTACACCTTCGATCCTCCGACGCGCGTGTTGACGCAAGGCGCCGAGTATCTGTCCACGCTGCCCGAGAAGTTGGCATTGCTGCAGCGCTTCAAGGTGGACGAGGTGATCGCTGTGAGCTTCACGCGAGAGTTCGCGGGACGCACGAAAGAGGAATTCCTGCGAGACATCGCGACGCTTCGGCCACGCACGATCGTCGTCGGCGAAGACTTCGGCTTCGGCAAGGGACGTGCGGGCAAGCTCGATGATCTGCGAGAAGTCACGCCGAACGTCGTGGCGTTGCCGATGTTTCAGTTGACGGGACGCGACATCAAGAGCACCCGCATTCGCGAGTTGCTCGGCCAAGGCGACGTGGAAGGCGCGGCGGAACTCCTGGGGCGCTCGTACGACGCGGTGGGCGTCGTGGTGGGCGGCGATCAGCTTGGTCGTACCATCGCCTTTCCGACGGCGAACGTCAAGGTGCCGAGCGGCAAGCTTCTGCCGCCCGGCGTGTTCGCGGTGACGGTGTACGTGGACGGCGAGCGACACACCGGCATGGCCAACGTCGGCAAGCGCCCGACGGTGAGCGGCACCGAGACGCGTTTGGAAGTGCATTTGTTCGACTTCGACGCGGACTTGTACGGGCAGGAGGTGCAGGTGAAATTCAAGCGTTTCCTGCGCGGCGAGCAAAAGTTTTCCGGCTTGGACGCCCTCAAAGCGCAACTCGCCAAGGACAAGGAACAGGCGCGCGAATTGCTGGGCGTTTGA
- the hpf gene encoding ribosome hibernation-promoting factor, HPF/YfiA family, with amino-acid sequence MQIYKLIGRNVDVTDALKDYVNEKMDRLERFHDHITDAKVVLTVRDVRDNMRRNRVEVQINVPNGIIRAEEHHADMYAAIDMVGDVLERQLRKVKTRYLQRRQTGEVEEQNGMVGAPVTDDVVVTTDDTDDIDITMPEIVRSKKVDMRPMSPEDAVIQMEALHHDFYFFLNAATEQCAIVYRRKDGNYGVIEPNF; translated from the coding sequence ATGCAGATTTACAAGCTCATTGGCCGCAACGTCGACGTCACGGACGCCCTCAAGGACTACGTGAACGAGAAAATGGACCGGCTCGAGCGCTTCCACGACCACATCACCGACGCCAAGGTCGTTCTCACCGTTCGTGACGTGCGCGACAACATGCGCCGCAACCGCGTCGAAGTCCAGATCAACGTGCCCAACGGTATCATTCGCGCTGAAGAGCACCACGCGGACATGTACGCCGCGATCGACATGGTCGGCGACGTTCTAGAGCGGCAACTGCGCAAAGTCAAGACGCGTTATCTGCAACGCCGTCAAACAGGCGAAGTGGAGGAGCAAAACGGCATGGTCGGCGCGCCCGTCACGGACGACGTCGTCGTAACGACCGACGACACGGACGACATCGACATCACCATGCCGGAGATCGTGCGCTCGAAGAAGGTCGACATGCGTCCCATGTCGCCCGAGGACGCCGTCATCCAGATGGAAGCCCTGCACCACGACTTCTACTTCTTCCTGAACGCCGCGACCGAACAGTGCGCCATCGTCTACCGTCGCAAGGACGGCAACTACGGTGTGATCGAACCGAACTTCTGA
- the guaA gene encoding glutamine-hydrolyzing GMP synthase, which yields MSLVILDFGSQYTRLIARRFRELGVYSVILPGTAPLERILREAPVGLVLSGGPSSVYDTNAPKPADGVLDLSVPILGVCYGMQFLAQAAGGKVERAGKREYGKAELTSFGGDLFAGVTGEFVAWMSHSDSVTDLPRGYEVVASTDDTPVTAIENKETRRYGVQFHPEVVHTPKGTALLSNFIDVCGAKRDWTPQHIVDELVEDVRATVGSGKVLLGISGGVDSSTLSLLLARAVGDQLTAVFIDHGLLRLGEREQVEHALRPLGVNLVTVDASEQFLSALAGVGDPEAKRKIIGREFIRAFEREAATYGPFDFLAQGTLYPDVIESAGGEGAANIKSHHNVGGLPDDLQFKLVEPFRTLFKDEVREIAALLGLPEAIRTRHPFPGPGLAIRILGDVTREKVDILQRVDDIFISGLREFGLYDATWQALAVLTPIQSVGVMGDERTYKNLVALRAVTSVDGMTAEWARLPHDFLDAVSSRIVNHVHEVSRVVYDVTSKPPATIEWE from the coding sequence GTGAGTCTCGTCATTCTCGACTTCGGCAGTCAATACACCCGCCTGATCGCGCGCCGGTTCCGTGAACTCGGCGTGTACAGCGTCATCCTGCCCGGCACGGCGCCGCTCGAGCGAATTCTGCGCGAAGCGCCCGTCGGCCTCGTCTTGTCGGGCGGGCCAAGCTCCGTGTACGACACGAACGCGCCGAAACCCGCCGACGGCGTCCTCGACTTGAGCGTGCCGATTCTGGGGGTGTGTTACGGCATGCAGTTTCTCGCGCAAGCGGCGGGCGGAAAGGTCGAGCGGGCCGGGAAGCGCGAGTACGGCAAGGCCGAGTTGACATCGTTCGGCGGTGACCTCTTCGCGGGCGTCACCGGCGAATTCGTCGCGTGGATGAGCCACTCCGACTCCGTCACGGACCTTCCGAGAGGCTACGAGGTCGTGGCGAGCACCGACGACACGCCCGTCACCGCCATCGAGAACAAGGAGACTCGGCGCTACGGCGTTCAATTCCACCCCGAGGTCGTCCACACCCCGAAAGGCACCGCCCTGCTGTCGAACTTCATCGACGTGTGCGGCGCGAAGCGCGACTGGACGCCGCAGCACATCGTGGACGAGCTCGTCGAAGACGTTCGCGCGACCGTCGGAAGCGGCAAGGTCCTGCTCGGCATCTCGGGCGGGGTGGACTCCAGCACGCTCTCCTTGCTTCTCGCCCGCGCCGTCGGCGACCAGCTCACCGCCGTGTTCATCGATCACGGCCTCTTGCGCCTCGGCGAGCGTGAGCAAGTCGAGCACGCCTTGCGGCCCCTCGGCGTGAACCTCGTGACCGTCGACGCGTCCGAGCAGTTCCTGTCGGCCCTCGCGGGCGTCGGCGACCCCGAGGCGAAGCGCAAGATCATCGGGCGCGAGTTCATCCGCGCCTTCGAGCGTGAAGCCGCGACGTACGGTCCGTTCGACTTCCTCGCGCAAGGCACCCTCTACCCCGACGTCATCGAGTCGGCGGGCGGCGAAGGCGCGGCGAACATCAAGAGCCACCACAACGTGGGCGGCTTGCCCGACGATCTGCAATTCAAGCTCGTCGAGCCCTTCCGAACGCTCTTCAAGGACGAGGTGCGCGAAATCGCCGCCCTGCTGGGTCTGCCCGAGGCGATTCGCACCCGTCATCCCTTTCCGGGGCCGGGGCTCGCCATTCGAATCCTCGGGGACGTGACGCGCGAGAAGGTCGACATCCTGCAGCGCGTCGACGACATCTTCATCTCGGGCTTGCGCGAATTCGGCCTCTACGACGCCACGTGGCAAGCCTTGGCGGTCCTCACGCCCATCCAGTCGGTCGGGGTGATGGGCGACGAGCGCACGTACAAGAACCTCGTGGCTTTGCGCGCCGTGACGAGCGTGGACGGCATGACCGCCGAGTGGGCTCGGTTACCGCACGACTTCCTCGACGCGGTGTCGTCGCGCATCGTCAACCACGTGCACGAGGTGAGCCGCGTCGTGTACGACGTCACGTCCAAACCGCCCGCCACCATCGAGTGGGAGTGA